GTCCTAGTAGTCGTTGATGAGCCATCTAAATCTTATGCATATGGTTCAACTGTTGCTGCACCAGTTGCTAAAGAAATTATCGAGAGTTTGATAGTAATTGAAAAAATACCTCCCAAGATTAAAGATCATGGAATGATTGTTAAAAAACCCTAAAATTTTCTAATTTTATAAATATTTAGTTCATTATCTGATGATTTCATCAGGAATTAAAGCTAGTTTATGTATATATATGATTATCTAGAAATGAAATCAATTTTAGAACAATTGTCCTCAATGACCGTTGTTGTTGCTGATACTGGAGATTTAGATTCGATAAAAAAATTTCAACCAAGGGACGCCACCACCAATCCATCACTAATACTTGCTGCTGCTAAGAATCCTGATTATGTGAAATTAATTGATAAAGCTTTAGAAAGTTCACAAAATGCATTGCCCCAAGGATCCTCAGAAATTGAATTAATCAAAGAAACTGTAGACCAAGTTTCAGTATTTTTTGGAAAAGAAATATTGAAAATTATTTCAGGGCGCGTATCTACAGAAGTTGACGCAAGACTGAGCTTTGACTCCGAAGCTACGGTAGAAAAAGCAAGAAAATTGATCAAACTTTACAAAAATTTTGGGATTGAAAAGGAAAGAATTTTGATTAAGATTGCTGCAACTTGGGAGGGAATTAAGGCAGCTGAAATTTTGGAAAAAGAGGGTATCAAGTGCAACTTAACTTTACTTTTTAACTTCTGCCAAGCGGTAACTTGTGCCAATGCAAAGATAACTCTAATTTCTCCGTTCGTTGGCCGTATATTGGATTGGCATAAAGCAAAAACTGGTAAGACTAGTTTTGTTGGTGCTGAAGATCCTGGTGTTATTTCGGTTACGCAAATATACAAGTACTTTAAAGAAAAGGGATTTAAGACAGAAGTAATGGGAGCAAGTTTTAGAAATCTTGATGAAATAAAAGAATTAGCAGGTTGCGATCTTTTAACAATCGCACCAAAATTTCTTGAGGAACTGAAAAAAGAAAAGGGAGAGTTAGTTAGAAAATTAGATTTAAGTACTCAAACAAATAATTCTATTGACTACCAATTTGAAGAAAAAGATTTCAGATTAAGTATGTTAGAAGATCAAATGGCAAGTGAAAAGCTTAGTGAAGGTATTACTGGATTCAGTAAGGCTATAGAAGAATTGGAAGAGCTGCTACTAAAGAGATATTCAGAGATTAAAAATCATAAATTGATTTCTGCTAACTAAATTTAAGTTTGAATTGAAAAGAATTAAGTCCCACGTTTTGTTATGAGTCTCATGATAACTCTTTTTGCAATATCTTCATAACTCATTTCTCCTGATAATATTTGAGCAATACGTTTAGGCGCTGTTTTTCTTTTGACACCTAATTGATATCCAGTTCTGGGAAATCTATAAAATACTTGGGCTATTCTTCTCCCCCAAGCCATTGATTCCCCCCAAATGTTGTTAATTGTTTTCGTATAAAGGTTTAAATTATCTACTTTTCCTAATAGGCATTGATCTATGTATTCTGCAGCATAAAAACTGCTAATTAAAGATGGTCTAATCCCTTCAGCTAAAAATGGATCACATAGAGATGCTGCATCTCCAACCGCTAAAACTTTGTCACCATTAATTGAGTGGAAGCCATTCCATATTCTCAGTTTCTTACTAATTGTTTTATGAGGGAAATCATCAAACCCGAAGCTTCTGATTACTTGTTTATTTATAGCCTGATTTTCTAGAAGACCATTATTTATAAAAGTACCTAAACCAATATTTAAGCTTTCTCTTAGGGGGAATGCCCATGCAAAACCATATTTTATAAATCCAAACTCAAATCTAACTGCATCTCTAGGTATTTCACCTAACCCTTTCAATCTTAATGAGATTGTGTTTGCAAATTTCGGTTTTCTTGGCCCTAAATTGAAATAACTCGCCCATTTCGATTGAGACCCGTCTGCAATTACAAGAAATTCTGTAATATATTTTTTTTTGTTACTGAAAGTAATTTCCCATTTATCATTTTTTTTTATGATTTTATTTATCAATAATGGTCTCATTATCTGTGCTCCATTACCCAAGGATTCGTCAAGTAATAATTGATCTAGTTTTTCTCTTTTAACAATCCAAAATGGGGATTCACCAGTCAGATCAGCAGTTACATTATCTGCAGCCTTCCATCTGAATTCAACATTCTTAATTTTTGATTCTATACAATCTTCTATATTTAAAGGAAGAAATCTTTGCATTGAAGATGCCATCCCACCTGCACATGATTTGTAATCTTGAGATTTTTCTTTTTCAATAATTAAAACTGAATATCCTTTCTTTGTTAGGTTAAGAGCCGTAGAAGCTCCTGATAAACCTCCACCAATTATTACAACGTCAAATCTAATCAAACTTTTAATATTTCCTTCTCTTTCTCAGACAATTTAGTTTCTATTAAAGCAATATATTTATCAGTAATTTTCTGAATTTCAGATTGATTATCTCTCGATTCATCAATAGAAATAAGACCATCTTTTTCGTCTTTTTTTTCTTTATCAACAGCATCTCTTCTGATATTTCTCAAAGCTACTTTACCTTCCTCTGCATATTTAGAGGCTAATTTACAAAATTCTTTTCTTCTTTCTTCTGTTAAAGGAGGAACATTTATTCTTATTACTTTCCCATCATTATTTGGAGTAATACCTAAATCACTCATAGAGATAGATTTTTCTATCGCTTGCAAACATGAAATATCGAAAGGTTGTATTGAAATTGTTTGCGAATCAACAGTGCTTATAGTGGCAAGTGATTTGATAGGTGTTTCTGCTCCATAGTACTCAACACTTACTCTGTCTAACAAGGAAGCATTAGCTCTGCCTGTCCTAATTGTATTAAAGTTTCTTTGTGTGGCTTCAATACTTTTATTCATATTTTCTTGAATTTCTTTTTCTTTCATAATTAAAAAAACTAAATGATCTTTAACTAATTAAAGAGCCTATTGGCTCACCAGCAACAGCTTTAGAAATGTTCCCTTTTTTGAATATATCAAAAACCATAATTGGGATATTATTATCTTTGCAAAGTGCAATCGCAGTACTGTCCATTACTGCAATTTCATCACTAAGAACTTGTTGATAACTGAGAGAGGTATATTTTTTTGCATCATTAAATTGATTAGGATCACGATCGTATACTCCATCAACTTTAGTAGCCTTCATAACAACTTCAGCGTTTATTTCTGCTGCCCTCAAAGCTGCTGTAGTATCAGTTGTAAAAAATGGATTTCCGCATCCACCCCCGAAAACTACAACTCTACCTTTTTCTAGGTGCCTCATGGCTCTTCTTCTGATATAAGGTTCGGCAATTTCTTGCATTTCAATTGCTGTTTGAACTCTGGTTGCAACTCCTACTCTCTCAAGACCATCTTGAAGTGAAATTGCGTTCATTACTGTTGCTAGCATCCCTACGTAATCAGCAGTAGCGCGATCCATTCCGTCTGCAGATCCTTTAAGTCCCCTAAAAATGTTTCCACCACCAACAACTATTGCAAGTTGTACATTATTTTCGACTACTTTTGAAACATCCTCTGCAATTGACTGAACTATAGCAGGATCAATACCATAAGGTTTTTCACCCATTAGTGCTTCACCACTAAGTTTTAAGAGAACTCTTTTGTAAGTCATTCAATAATTGTACTTTTAAGACCTTAGCAAGTAAATGTGCCAAATTTATTTTTTGTTCTGATATTGCTTGCGTCTTTAAACATTTCTAAACCTGTCCAAAGAATATTTAAATAAAATTTACTTCAACTAAAATTCAACACACTTTTGTGCTTTTATTCCTTGTTCTTTAAATGGATGTCTTATTAGTTTCATTTCTGTAACTAGATCAGCGTAATTCATAATTAAATCAGATGCTCCCCTTCCAGTTAAAACAATATGATTTTTTCTATTTTTTAGGCTTTTTAAAAAAGTGATTATTTCTTCGGGTGCAAGATAACCAAGTTTTGTCGCAATATTAATTTCATCAAGAATGATAAGTTTATAAGATTCGTTTTGTATATATTTTTTGGCTAGTTGCCACGCCTCTTGAACTAATTTTTCATCTCTTATTCTGTCTTGTGTTTCCCAAGTAAATCCCTCTCCTAATGAATGCCAAGATATGTTTGAAGACAAGTTTTTAAGTGCTTTTTCTTCTCCAGTGTTCCAGCCTCCTTTGATAAATTGAATTATTGCTACTTTATAGCCATGCCCAATCGTCCTTAAAGCCATCCCTAAAGATGCAGTTGTCTTGCCCTTACCATTTCCTGTAAAAACAATAAGTAATCCTTTCTTTGTTTTTCTAATTTGTAGTCTTTCGGCTTGAATATCTTTTCTTTTCTGCATTCTTTTTTTATATGAGCTCTCATCGCTATCCGGTGATAATTTACCTCCCATTCCAAGTTTATTTGCTTGATTATCGAGGTTAAATATTTTCTCTGAAGATGAAGGTTTTTCTTGCATATGACCCTTATTTTTATTTAGTTATTATAAATCTTTAAATATTTTTAACTCTTTTAACTTTTAAAAGTGCATTATTTACTGCTTGTTGTTGATCTCTTTTAGTAATCCAGTGGTGATAAGTTTGAGTATGTAAACTAACCGAATGTCCCATCATTCTGGCAGCCACAGTATCAGGTAAATCATAAAAAATTGTTCTTACTGCCCAAGCATGTCTTAGATCATAAGGTTTTATTTGTAAAGAGTAACGCTTAAACTGGTCTGTAATTTTTTTTCCAATATTCTGTAAGGTTGTTATTTTAAGGTCTCTATTAATATTTGGTAGAAGTTCTGGATTTTCACCCAGTTTTGACAATTCGAACTTTTCCACCCATTCAGGATGAAATGGCCAGACTTGATGTTCCCCAGTTTTAGTCGTAGGCAAAACTCTTATAATTTTGTCCCCAAAATTAGAAAGAGAACTTAAATCACAAAAAAATACTTCATGATTCCTTAATCCATATGTAGCCATCAGACCAAAAACAAATTTCCAAGACTTGTTTGGGATCGTTTCCCACAGTTTCTCAATTAATTCGTCTTTAGGTAGATCCCTAAATCCTGCTTTGTTCAGACCATATCCTCTGGCATTTAGTTTCCAATCTTCTGGTAGTTTAATGTCCAAAAATCTAGCCAAAACACTTAACGAAGTAGCGCATTGTTTTCTACTTCTGGTACCTTCCTTATAACTTTCAAGTGTTTTTTGAAATATTTTTTCTAAAGCTGCATTTTCATAGTCACTGTAAATATTTAGGATTCTTTTCATATATGGTTTGTAAGAACTTCTCCAAGTAGTTTTTCTAGTGCTGGTTCGAAAATCACTTTTATTTTCTTTAAAAAAAAATTCCTCAAATTGATTTAATCTTTTTGGGAATTCAAAACCATCTTTTATTTCCTTTTTATATGGTTTGCCTATCCAATTAATCCAATCAAATTGATTCAATTCCAATTGCAAATTGATTAATTGTAATTTTTTTTTGGCCTCCTCTAATCCAGAAATATCAGCTTTTAAACCAAGAGATATTCTTTGAATTTTAAAGTTATTGTTATCTTCTTTGGAGGGTAGTGAACCACGAATATTTAATTTCTCTCCTCTTTTCTCAATTTTAAGCTTGCTGCCTTGAGTAGCAAATTTATCATTGACATTATTAATTTCCTGAATTATGTTCATTTACTTATATAATTGACCATATAATGACGTTTTTAATGTTGATTTTCAATCTCCATAAACTTTAAATGGATAAAATAGGCGTCTTACTAATGAATTTAGGAGGGCCTGAACGCATTACTGATGTTGGCCCATTCTTATACAATCTTTTTTCTGATCCAGAAATTATCAGGACCCCTTTCCCTGTTTTTCAAAAGCCTCTAGCTTGGTTAATTAGCACGCTTAGGAGTACTACTTCACAACAAGCTTACCTTTCCATAGGCGGAGGTTCACCTATCAGAAGGATAACTGAACAACAAGCAAGAGAATTACAATCTAAATTAAGGAACAAAGGGTTTAATGCCACTACCTACATCGCCATGAGGTATTGGCATCCTTTTACCGAATCAGCAATTGCTGATATGAAAGCTGATGGCATAGATCAAGTTGTTGTAATACCCTTGTATCCACATTTTTCAATAAGTACTAGTGGTTCGAGCTTTAGAGAATTAAAAAAATTGCGAGATTCTGATGATGAATTTAAGAAGGTTCCAATGAGATGTGTAAGGAGTTGGTTCAGTCAATCAGGATATTTAAAGTCTATGGTTGAATTAATTTCTGAACAAATTTCACTTTGTGAATCACCTTCAAAAGCCCATATATTTTTCACTGCTCATGGAGTCCCTAAGAGTTACGTAGAGGAAGCTGGAGACCCTTACAAACAACAAATTGAAGATTGTTCTTTATTAATAATTAATGAGTTGGAAAAATGTTTAGGACATAGTAACCCTCATACACTTTCTTACCAGAGTAGAGTTGGTCCTGTTGAATGGTTGAAGCCTTATACAGAAGAGGTTTTAGCTGATCTTGGAAGGTCAAATGTTAATGATTTAGTTGTGGTTCCTATAAGTTTCGTTGGAGAGCATATCGAAACGTTGCAAGAAATTGATATTGAATACAAAGAAATTGCTGAAAAGGCTGGTATTAAAAATTTTCGGAGAGTTAAGGCTTTAAATACTCATCCTACTTTTATTGAAGGTCTTAGTGATTTAGTTATTTCCTGTTTGGAAGGGCCTCTAGTTAATATAGAGGAGGCTTCACAGTTGCCTGAAAAAGTTAAACTTTATCCTCAGGAGAAGTGGCAATGGGGTTGGAATAATAGTTCAGAGGTTTGGAACGGAAGGGTTGCCATGATTATTTTTCTTGTTCTTTTTATTGAACTTATTTCAGGCTCTGGACCTCTACATAAATTAGGCATCTTATAAAGAAAAATTGATATTAATTTGAAATTTTTTAAATTTATTAAAAGATTTTTTTGAATACATTTCTGACATTACATTTCTAAATGAGGCAAAAGTATTTAATTGAGATTAATATTTATAGTAAATATTGAATTTCTTTAGTGACCCTTACTTCGAGATCCTTTTCAAAGGGTAGTTCAAAACATGAAAATCCAGTTTGGATAACTGGTGCAGATGCACTAATGGATTCTTTAAAAATTCATGGAGTAAAAGTTATATTTGGATATCCTGGGGGAGCCATACTACCAATATATGATGCTGTTCATAAGGCAGAACAAGATGGTTGGTTAAAGCACTATATGGTTAGGCATGAACAAGGAGGTTCACATGCGGCTGATGGATATGCAAGATCTACTGGTGAAGTAGGAGTATGTTTTGGAACCTCAGGCCCAGGTGCAACAAATTTGGTTACTGGAATTGCCACTGCGCAAATGGATTCAGTCCCTCTAGTTGTAGTTACAGGTCAAGTCCCAAGACCTGCTATTGGGACAGACGCTTTTCAAGAAACTGATATTTTTGGCATAACTCTTCCAATAGTGAAACATTCATGGGTAATAAGGGATCCTTCAGATATCGCGAAAGTAGTTTCTGAAGCATTTTTTATAGCCTCATCTGGAAGACCTGGTCCTGTTTTAATTGATATACCCAAAGATGTAGGTCAGGAGTTCTTTAATTACCAAAGAGTTTTGCCTGGTGAGATTATTCCTAAAGGATTTAAAAGGAATGGAGAAATTAATGATTGCGATGTCAAAAAAGTAATTAAATTAGTAGAAGATTCTGAAAGACCTCTTCTATACGTAGGAGGTGGGGCAATATCTTCAGGAGCTCATGATGAAATAAAAACTTTTGCAAAGAATTATCAAATACCAGTTACCACAACCTTAATGGGGAAAGGTGCTTTTGATGAAAAAGATAATTTATCAGTAGGGATGTTAGGAATGCATGGAACTGCTTATGCAAATTTTGCTGTTACAGAATGCGATCTTTTAATTGCTATTGGAGCTAGATTCGATGATAGGGTGACAGGAAAATTAGATACTTTTGCACCTAATGCAAAGGTAATTCATATAGATATCGACCCCGCAGAAGTTAATAAAAATAGACGTGTAGATGTTGCAATTGTTGCTGATGTTTCAAAAGCTGTCTTGAAAATTAATGAACAATCTCTAAAAAACAAATTTACTTGTCAGACGAAAAACTGGTTAGAAAAAATTGATTTTTGGAAACATAAACACCCCTTATATGACCCGCCTAAAGAAGGAGAAATTTATCCTCAGGAAGTTCTTTTAAAAGTGAGGGAACTTTCACCAGAAGCTTATATAACTACAGATGTAGGACAACATCAGATGTGGGCTGCTCAATATCTTAGGAATTCTCCAAGAAAATGGATTAGTAGTGCAGGCTTAGGAACTATGGGTTTTGGATTACCAGCGGCAATTGGAGTAAAAGCAGCCTTACCTAATTCAGATGTAATTTGTATTGCAGGAGATGCAAGTGTCTTAATGAATATTCAAGAATTGGGAACCTTGTCTCAATATGGTCTAAAGGTGAAATTGATTATTATCAATAATCGCTGGCAAGGGATGGTAAGACAATGGCAGGAAAGTTTCTATGATGAAAGATATTCCTCATCTGATATGAGTTGTGGTGAACCAGATTTTGTAAAACTTGCTGAGTCTTTTGGAGTTAAAGGATACCTAATTTCTGATAGAAAACAATTACAGAATGAATTAAAAAATGCACTTGATCATGACGGCCCTGCCTTGATTAATATCCTTGTCAGAAGGGGTGAAAATTGTTATCCAATGGTTCCGCCTGGTAAAAGTAATGCTCAAATGGTTGGATATGTTAATTGTGAAGACTAATTTTTAAAATTCGTCATTTTAAAAAATTAACTTTAGGATAATTTAAAAACTTAGATATTTCTGAATTGAAAAAATTATCAAAAATTTTAATTTTAATCTGCTTGATTGTTCTTAATCCTGTAATAGTAAACTCCGCCGAAATTCTTCAAATTAAAAGTTCAAATACTATTTTGGTGGGGGATCAAAATAGAAATTTAACTATTGGATTATTTTGTGTAGATGTAAATGAAAATGATGAGATTGAAGCAACTAATCTACTTAAGAGTGAATTCCCAAGGGGGAGCAAAGTGAAAATAAAGCCTTTTGGTTTTAAAGAGAATGTTTTGTTAGCCAAAGTTTTTAATATTAAAGGTACTAAGGAGATGACGGAATTATTGGTCGCTAAAAACTTAAGTAGTGAAATTTGTCCAAGTTAATTATCTTTAGGAGCAAATAAGATTCCATTGTCTCGAGATTGTTTTACTCCTTCTCCAGGAATAAAATTCATTATTAAATTTGTATGTGCATATATTTGAGATGTCTATATTTGTATGAGGGATGTTCTCATTTAAAAGTTGTCTGTAGGCAGATTTTTTTAGATCAAGTTGATTTAGGTTTTTCTCTCTGAAGTGATTTGAATCACTAAAACAAAGATCTTTTTTAGTATTAGTCAATTTGACAGTTATGTTTTTGTTTTCGGCCTTTCTATAAAATTCTTTGAGTGTCATTTTATCAACTAGATAATGTTCCTTAGAAATCGCTGGTCCTATTGCAACAAGTAAGTCATCTCTAGATGTCCCAAAAGTATCGAAAATTTTTATCAGATTTTTTATTATTTTTTTTTCTAAACCTTTTCTTCCACAATGCAAGGTTGCTACATTTCTTGTCCTTTTATCTGCAAAAAATATTGGCATGCAATCAGCCGTGTAAACCCATAAGTTTTGACTGCATTTATTGCCAACAAGACCATCTGCATCAGTCTTAGTTCCTTTTTGCGAATGAGATCCAAACACTATCAAATTACTGTGAATTTGATTGGAAACACAATTTGTAGAATTTTCATTAAAATAATTCCCTAATAATTGAAGAAATTTCTCAGAGCAAGACTTCGTGAAGTATGCATGTTTGAAATTATTTTGACTAAGAATAGGTGATAAATAATACTCAAATTTTCTGTTTTGAATATAAATTTCATCTTTTGAGAAATATATTTCTTTATAAAGAATAGTTCTTGCTCCTAAAGCGAATTTATGAAATTAATTCAATATCTCTCAAGATCCAGAATCCTGCAAATTTTTCGATATATGGCGTTGACTGTATGGAAATAAATTGATAACCAAAAGAATTTTCTTTATTGTCTAAAAACTTTGTATTCAAAATATTTGCATCTTTTTCTGGTAAATCAGTAACCAGCCACTTATCATCTTCTGAAGCTTCAAGTATGAGTTGGTTCTTATTTACGACTAATTTAATAGGTTCTAAACAACTAAACCATGCAGACAGTGCCAAAGATCTATCTTTGCTAAAAAGTCTTAATCCTGGAACCAAGTAATTATCATCTAAATCTTGCTGAATTGGGAAAATATCTCCAAATTCCATAGGCCAATTTTCTGCTGATTTTAGTTCGCCAATTGATATTTCAGAGATAGTTAAAGCATCACCCCTTACTGCTTCTGGTAGAGGTGTAGGAGGGTTTTCCATTTTAGAAGTAAAAGTAGGAGCTAATACACCTCTTACATAACCTTTTTCCTTTGGATAAATCTCTTTTTCAAGAAATTCGATTCTATCTAATAAATCGTAAGTTCTCCTACTTACAATAGCCTCAATACTTAAGGCCTCCAGAGATTTCCTAATAATCGATTTCATTGACGACCTCCAGAATCGAACTATAGAAGGTTTCTCCCACCCTTGTTTTTTTGCTTCACTTATTGCTTCATGTAGAGCCTTTGTGAGCCACACTGAATTAACTTCATTAGCAGGGCACTTTTTATTCCAAAGAAAAATATCTTCTGTCTTATGACTTTTAGTAGAGCAAATAATTAATTCCCACCTTTTTTTTCCATTTGATTCAATAATTGGTCTTGAGTAAAAGTCTAATTCCCAATCTGAAATTTTTAATTTAAGACTTGTCTCCTTTTTTTTATTAATGTTCATTTATCTTGTTCTTTTTTATCGAAGAGTGCTTTAGTTTTTAGTGCTCTATCTGTGGCTTCTTGCATAACCTTTTGCTTATCAATAATTAATTCTCCCGCAGAGTTTTCTAGGAGTGCTGTATTGAGACCAATACGACCTTTCTCGAGGTCTATTTCAGATATTAAAGCTTTTATCATTTCCCCTTCTCTAAAAACTTCTCTTAAAGAACGAATAGATCCATTTGTTAGTGAGGATTGATGAAGAAGTCCACTAGCTCCTCCTAAATCTATAAAGAAGCCATATGGTTTTACTGCTAAAACTTCTCCTTCAATTAATTGACCTAATTCTAAACTTGTAAGTTTAGAGACTAATGATGCTTTCTTTTCAGAGAGAACTAATTTTCTTGATTCTGGATTCACCTCAAGAAAAGCTACTTTTAGAGTTTTGCCAACAAAAGATTGATAATCTTGACCATCTTCAAGTTGGGATCTTGGGATGAATCCTCTTAATCCATCTACATCACAAGTAAGCCCACCCCTGTTAAATCCATTAACTAAAACGTTAATTAATTCTCCATTTTTTGCAGAACTTGATACTTTCTCCCAACTTTGCCTGAGAATTAATGCCCGAGCGCTAACTGTTACCATCCCATCAGCATTTTGTTCTTTGATAACCAAGACTTCCATTTCAAGGCCTATAGAAAACTTTTCTTTAAAGTTAGTGATGACACCCAAACCACATTCTTTTTTGGGCATATAACCAGGTGCTTTTCCGCCAATGTCAACATATAGCCCATCACTTTCGATTGCTATAACCTTACCTGAAATTGTTTCTCCTGTAGCCCCAATTGGCTCATTTGCATTTAAAGCCTCCAAAAAAGCACTTTCACCAAAATCGAATTCATCAACTGTTCTTTCTAGTTGAAAATCGGTGTTTTGCTCAGAAAAATTAGGGGGTCTATTTAAGTCTTGTTGAGTTATATTTTGTTGAGAAATATCAAAATCCTTCGTGTTTTCATTATTATCCTCAATTCTTTTTACTGAATCATTTTTAATGATTTGCGGTTTGATTGGGATATCTTCTTTTTTAATTTCTTCTTGCGAATTGGTTTGATCATTATCTATTTTTTGAGTATCTTTCTTGCTTATGTGAAGTACCTGAAGAGGTTTTTTATTGCCCTTTGGTTGGATATTATCTTGGGCATTTTTATTACTGACTCCCATTGTAGGTAAAATAAGAATAATTAATTATTAACATACTCTAAATCTTAGTACTCAAAATTAAAATTAATGAACTTTGAATCAATACCTAATAAATTTGAATATTTAAATTGGCAAGAAATTGAAATTTTTGCAAAAGATAAAAGATCAACAGTGATTTGGCCATTCGGCGCTGTTGAGCAACATGGGCCTCATTTGCCTCTTGCTACAGATAGTATTTTTGTTGAT
This region of Prochlorococcus sp. MIT 0604 genomic DNA includes:
- a CDS encoding Tab2 family RNA-binding protein, producing the protein MNINKKKETSLKLKISDWELDFYSRPIIESNGKKRWELIICSTKSHKTEDIFLWNKKCPANEVNSVWLTKALHEAISEAKKQGWEKPSIVRFWRSSMKSIIRKSLEALSIEAIVSRRTYDLLDRIEFLEKEIYPKEKGYVRGVLAPTFTSKMENPPTPLPEAVRGDALTISEISIGELKSAENWPMEFGDIFPIQQDLDDNYLVPGLRLFSKDRSLALSAWFSCLEPIKLVVNKNQLILEASEDDKWLVTDLPEKDANILNTKFLDNKENSFGYQFISIQSTPYIEKFAGFWILRDIELIS
- a CDS encoding S1 RNA-binding domain-containing protein, with translation MGVSNKNAQDNIQPKGNKKPLQVLHISKKDTQKIDNDQTNSQEEIKKEDIPIKPQIIKNDSVKRIEDNNENTKDFDISQQNITQQDLNRPPNFSEQNTDFQLERTVDEFDFGESAFLEALNANEPIGATGETISGKVIAIESDGLYVDIGGKAPGYMPKKECGLGVITNFKEKFSIGLEMEVLVIKEQNADGMVTVSARALILRQSWEKVSSSAKNGELINVLVNGFNRGGLTCDVDGLRGFIPRSQLEDGQDYQSFVGKTLKVAFLEVNPESRKLVLSEKKASLVSKLTSLELGQLIEGEVLAVKPYGFFIDLGGASGLLHQSSLTNGSIRSLREVFREGEMIKALISEIDLEKGRIGLNTALLENSAGELIIDKQKVMQEATDRALKTKALFDKKEQDK